Proteins encoded within one genomic window of Hevea brasiliensis isolate MT/VB/25A 57/8 chromosome 8, ASM3005281v1, whole genome shotgun sequence:
- the LOC110659826 gene encoding uncharacterized protein LOC110659826 isoform X3 — MAAVAAFASSPATVTCYLRESRKSKTATSKGIRQEVRVIGNFSHFGDAVRKDFEFLKEGIGRGIGWANETFRIPQVFKTLDDVFWLKNLEDPQAPPLEPQSWPQPSYPGLSGVDLFMADLKALEAYASYFYYVSKIWSKPLPEVYNPQDVTDYFSCRPHVVALRLLEVFSAFASATIKIRTSGIKKFLRTSSDKDINGNISQYDFGLVLKEAMLSLGPTFIKVGQSLSTRPDIIGTEISKALSELHDQIPPFPRTMAMKIIEEELGSPVESFFSYISEEPVAAASFGQVYYGNTLDGCNVAVKVQRPNLRHVVVRDIYILRVGLGLLQKIAKRKSDLRLYADELGKGLVGELDYCLEAANASKFLFHLLGEQYLQIACTMGHHLEHDWLAHT, encoded by the exons ATGGCTGCTGTAGCTGCTTTCGCGTCGTCTCCGGCGACGGTTACTTGCTATCTGCGCGAGTCTCGGAAGTCCAAAACGGCGACGAGTAAGGGGATTCGTCAAGAAGTGCGGGTTATAGGGAATTTCAGTCACTTTGGAGATGCGGTCCGGAAGGattttgagttcttgaaggagggAATCGGTAGAGGAATTGGTTGGGCAAATGAAACATTCCGGATTCCGCAGGTTTTTAAGACATTAGATGATGTTTTTTGGCTAAAGAATCTTGAGGATCCTCAAGCTCCTCCGCTGGAGCCTCAGTCTTGGCCTCAACCTTCATATCCAG GACTTTCTGGAGTAGATTTATTCATGGCTGATCTCAAAGCTTTGGAAGCATATGCTAGTTATTTCTACTATGTATCTAAGATTTGGTCCAAGCCGCTTCCTGAAGTCTACAATCCCCAAGATGTTACTGACTATTTCAGTTGCAGGCCTCATGTAGTGGCCCTTCGACTTCTTGAG GTGTTTTCAGCCTTTGCTTCTGCCACAATCAAAATTCGGACCTCCGGGATCAAAAAGTTTCTAAGAACAAGTTCAGATAAGGATATAAATGGAAACATCTCACAGTATGATTTTGGTCTGGTCTTAAAAGAAGCAATGCTAAGCCTGGGTCCCACTTTTATCAAAG TTGGTCAGTCCCTGTCCACAAGACCAGACATAATTGGTACTGAAATTTCCAAG GCACTTTCTGAGCTGCATGATCAAATCCCTCCTTTTCCTAGGACCATGGCTATGAAAATCATTGAGGAAGAGTTAGGTTCTCCAGTTGAATCCTTCTTTAGCTACATCTCTGAGGAACCTGTAGCTGCAGCATCATTTGGTCAG GTGTATTATGGCAATACTCTTGATGGTTGTAATGTTGCTGTTAAAGTTCAGCGTCCTAATCTGCGCCATGTTGTAGTTCGAGATATCTATATACTTCGTGTTGGG CTGGGACTGTTGCAAAAGATAGCAAAGAGAAAAAGTGACCTTCGCCTCTATGCCGATGAGCTTGGGAAAGGTTTAGTTGGGGAATTGGATTACTGTCTAGAGGCTGCCAATGCCTCCAAGTTTCTG TTTCATCTACTAGGAGAACAATATTTGCAAATAGCATGCACCATGGGACATCACCTTGAACATGACTGGTTAGCTCACACATAA
- the LOC110659826 gene encoding uncharacterized protein LOC110659826 isoform X2: protein MAAVAAFASSPATVTCYLRESRKSKTATSKGIRQEVRVIGNFSHFGDAVRKDFEFLKEGIGRGIGWANETFRIPQVFKTLDDVFWLKNLEDPQAPPLEPQSWPQPSYPGLSGVDLFMADLKALEAYASYFYYVSKIWSKPLPEVYNPQDVTDYFSCRPHVVALRLLEVFSAFASATIKIRTSGIKKFLRTSSDKDINGNISQYDFGLVLKEAMLSLGPTFIKVGQSLSTRPDIIGTEISKALSELHDQIPPFPRTMAMKIIEEELGSPVESFFSYISEEPVAAASFGQVYYGNTLDGCNVAVKVQRPNLRHVVVRDIYILRVGLGLLQKIAKRKSDLRLYADELGKGLVGELDYCLEAANASKFLDAHSSFKFMHIPKVYHHLSRKRVLTMEWVVGENPTDLLSLSTCDTIDHDSAYSERHKIEAKRRLLELVSKGVESALVQLLETGLLHADPHPGNLRYTSSGKIGFLDFGLLCQMEKKHQFAMLASIVHIVNGDWASLVRSLTEMDVIRPGTNIWRVTMVTYLFLCQILSKYSATGPKLVAENNKIC from the exons ATGGCTGCTGTAGCTGCTTTCGCGTCGTCTCCGGCGACGGTTACTTGCTATCTGCGCGAGTCTCGGAAGTCCAAAACGGCGACGAGTAAGGGGATTCGTCAAGAAGTGCGGGTTATAGGGAATTTCAGTCACTTTGGAGATGCGGTCCGGAAGGattttgagttcttgaaggagggAATCGGTAGAGGAATTGGTTGGGCAAATGAAACATTCCGGATTCCGCAGGTTTTTAAGACATTAGATGATGTTTTTTGGCTAAAGAATCTTGAGGATCCTCAAGCTCCTCCGCTGGAGCCTCAGTCTTGGCCTCAACCTTCATATCCAG GACTTTCTGGAGTAGATTTATTCATGGCTGATCTCAAAGCTTTGGAAGCATATGCTAGTTATTTCTACTATGTATCTAAGATTTGGTCCAAGCCGCTTCCTGAAGTCTACAATCCCCAAGATGTTACTGACTATTTCAGTTGCAGGCCTCATGTAGTGGCCCTTCGACTTCTTGAG GTGTTTTCAGCCTTTGCTTCTGCCACAATCAAAATTCGGACCTCCGGGATCAAAAAGTTTCTAAGAACAAGTTCAGATAAGGATATAAATGGAAACATCTCACAGTATGATTTTGGTCTGGTCTTAAAAGAAGCAATGCTAAGCCTGGGTCCCACTTTTATCAAAG TTGGTCAGTCCCTGTCCACAAGACCAGACATAATTGGTACTGAAATTTCCAAG GCACTTTCTGAGCTGCATGATCAAATCCCTCCTTTTCCTAGGACCATGGCTATGAAAATCATTGAGGAAGAGTTAGGTTCTCCAGTTGAATCCTTCTTTAGCTACATCTCTGAGGAACCTGTAGCTGCAGCATCATTTGGTCAG GTGTATTATGGCAATACTCTTGATGGTTGTAATGTTGCTGTTAAAGTTCAGCGTCCTAATCTGCGCCATGTTGTAGTTCGAGATATCTATATACTTCGTGTTGGG CTGGGACTGTTGCAAAAGATAGCAAAGAGAAAAAGTGACCTTCGCCTCTATGCCGATGAGCTTGGGAAAGGTTTAGTTGGGGAATTGGATTACTGTCTAGAGGCTGCCAATGCCTCCAAGTTTCTG GATGCTCATTCATCCTTTAAGTTTATGCACATTCCAAAAGTATATCATCATTTAAGTCGAAAGAGAGTTCTGACAATGGAGTGGGTGGTTGGTGAGAATCCAACTGATTTACTCTCTCTATCTACTTGTGATACTATTGATCATGATTCTGCATATTCGGAAAGGCATAAAATTGAAGCAAAAAGGAGACTTCTTGAGCTG GTTAGCAAAGGAGTGGAATCAGCACTAGTTCAGCTTCTTGAAACAGGCTTATTGCATGCTGATCCCCATCCAGGAAACTTGCGTTACACATCATCAGGAAAAATAGG GTTCCTGGATTTTGGTTTACTCTGCCAAATGGAAAAGAAGCATCAGTTTGCTATGCTTGCATCCATAGTGCACATAGTAAATGGGGATTGGGCATCTCTTGTCCGTTCTCTTACTGAGATGGATGTCATAAGGCCAGGGACTAACATTTGGCGAGTTACAATGGTAACATATCTGTTTCTGTGCCAGATATTGTCTAAATATTCTGCTACTGGGCCAAAACTTGTAGCTGAAAATAATAAGATATGCT GA